A region from the Corallococcus caeni genome encodes:
- a CDS encoding TVP38/TMEM64 family protein, whose product MASSSGLKTWLRILAPMVVSIGGLVMLRLLGPDFIDQRTIRELLLPLGDYAPLAYVAFLAVRPLTLLPGQVLTAVGGMMFGTLAATLYSLTGSFLSATLLYFVARKLGTRPMQRLCGSKYPAIAKAARRHDFQFTFLACLNPLCPTDIMLIAGAASGARFWPSVLGVVLGTIPGTFLTAQFGSGLAQGRTVMTAVSAVGMVVSLVLGVIFGRRFYKEVNEAPVEVSVPEAEGARALPDAKVPLTTP is encoded by the coding sequence TTGGCGAGCAGCAGCGGTCTGAAGACCTGGTTGCGCATCCTGGCGCCCATGGTCGTGTCCATCGGTGGGCTGGTGATGCTCCGGCTGTTGGGGCCGGACTTCATCGACCAGCGCACCATCCGGGAGCTGTTGCTCCCCCTGGGCGACTACGCCCCCCTGGCCTACGTGGCCTTCCTGGCCGTGAGGCCGCTGACGCTCCTGCCGGGGCAGGTCCTCACCGCGGTCGGCGGGATGATGTTCGGGACCCTCGCCGCGACCCTCTATTCACTAACGGGCAGCTTCCTGTCCGCCACCCTGCTCTACTTCGTTGCTCGCAAGCTGGGCACGCGGCCCATGCAGCGGCTGTGTGGCAGCAAGTACCCGGCGATAGCGAAGGCGGCGCGGCGGCACGACTTCCAGTTCACGTTCCTGGCGTGCCTCAACCCGCTGTGCCCCACGGACATCATGCTGATCGCCGGCGCGGCCAGCGGCGCGCGCTTCTGGCCGTCCGTCCTGGGCGTCGTGCTGGGCACCATCCCGGGCACCTTCCTGACCGCGCAGTTCGGCAGCGGGCTCGCGCAGGGCCGCACCGTGATGACGGCTGTCTCCGCGGTGGGCATGGTGGTGTCGCTGGTGCTGGGCGTCATCTTCGGCCGGCGGTTCTACAAAGAGGTCAACGAGGCGCCAGTGGAGGTCTCCGTGCCCGAAGCGGAAGGCGCGCGCGCCCTCCCCGACGCGAAGGTGCCGCTCACCACGCCGTGA
- the thiD gene encoding bifunctional hydroxymethylpyrimidine kinase/phosphomethylpyrimidine kinase: MKPFPVATALTIAGSDSGGGAGIQADLRTFSFHRVHGTSAVTAITAQNTRGVTRVDLLPPESVTAQVDAVASDMRVDAVKVGMLAQRELIEAVADQLARVSLGPIVVDPVMVSRAGSQLIDDEAVGALRARMLPLAAILTPNRHEAKLLAGMDIQTLEDMREAARRIHALGSRVVLVKGGGMPGALRGTDVWFDGTRMETLSVAPVDTPNTHGTGCTLSAAIAARLALGTPPLEAVRLAKEYVTSALRYPLAVGHGNGPIGHFFPLIHD, translated from the coding sequence ATGAAGCCCTTCCCTGTCGCAACCGCCCTCACCATCGCCGGCTCGGACAGCGGCGGTGGCGCCGGCATCCAGGCCGACCTCCGCACCTTCTCCTTCCACCGCGTCCACGGCACCAGCGCCGTGACGGCCATCACCGCGCAGAACACGCGCGGGGTGACGCGCGTGGACCTGCTGCCCCCTGAGTCCGTCACCGCGCAGGTGGACGCCGTGGCGTCGGACATGCGCGTGGACGCGGTGAAGGTGGGGATGCTCGCCCAGCGAGAGCTCATCGAGGCCGTGGCGGATCAGCTCGCCCGCGTGTCGCTGGGCCCCATCGTGGTGGACCCGGTCATGGTGTCCCGCGCGGGCTCGCAGCTCATCGACGATGAGGCGGTGGGTGCGCTGCGCGCGCGCATGCTGCCCCTGGCCGCGATCCTCACGCCCAACCGCCACGAGGCGAAGCTGCTCGCGGGCATGGACATCCAGACGCTGGAGGACATGCGCGAGGCGGCCCGGCGCATCCATGCCCTGGGCTCGCGCGTGGTGCTCGTGAAGGGCGGCGGCATGCCGGGCGCGCTGCGCGGCACGGACGTGTGGTTCGACGGGACGCGGATGGAGACGCTGTCCGTCGCGCCCGTGGACACGCCGAACACGCACGGCACCGGCTGCACGCTCTCCGCCGCGATCGCCGCGCGGCTGGCGCTGGGCACCCCACCGCTGGAGGCCGTTCGGCTGGCGAAGGAGTACGTCACCTCCGCCCTGCGCTACCCGCTCGCCGTGGGCCACGGAAACGGCCCGATCGGGCACTTCTTTCCACTGATTCATGACTAA
- a CDS encoding LysR family transcriptional regulator — protein MDLFTGVLPFLHVAEERSFRKAAERLGVTVAAVSKAVRKLEEELGARLLERTSRQVALTSEGTAFLERAREAVAQIRAARETVAQAHRAPSGPLTVSLPFILGPVLLPRLARLQARHPQLTLHVRMSDRLSKLVEEQVDVAIRLGGLEDSSLVARRLFSTRWMTLASPAYLARHGTPDHPSRLERHACLKFVDPRGLTREWHFRESPGGEPAVVRTRAAIDVDHGPALLDLAAAGAGLCQVLDFMSDARLREGALVEVLAEYAAEGPPVHALCLPRRQSVPRVRALLQHLVEEPRAVTAW, from the coding sequence ATGGACCTGTTCACGGGCGTGTTGCCGTTCCTCCACGTGGCGGAGGAGCGGAGCTTCCGGAAGGCGGCGGAGCGGCTGGGCGTCACCGTGGCGGCGGTGAGCAAGGCGGTGCGCAAGCTGGAGGAGGAGCTGGGCGCGAGGCTGCTGGAGCGCACCAGCCGGCAGGTGGCCCTCACGTCCGAGGGCACCGCCTTCCTGGAGCGGGCGCGCGAGGCCGTGGCGCAGATCCGCGCCGCGCGCGAGACGGTGGCCCAGGCGCACCGCGCCCCCAGTGGACCGCTCACGGTGTCCCTGCCGTTCATCCTGGGCCCCGTGCTGCTGCCCCGGCTGGCGCGGCTCCAGGCCCGGCACCCGCAACTCACGCTGCACGTGCGCATGAGCGACCGGCTGAGCAAGCTGGTGGAGGAGCAGGTGGACGTGGCCATCCGGCTGGGCGGGCTGGAGGACTCCAGCCTCGTGGCGCGGCGGCTGTTCTCCACGCGCTGGATGACGCTCGCGTCGCCGGCGTACCTGGCCCGGCACGGGACGCCGGACCATCCGTCGCGTTTGGAACGCCACGCGTGCCTGAAGTTCGTGGACCCGCGCGGCCTCACCCGCGAGTGGCACTTCCGGGAATCACCCGGCGGCGAGCCCGCGGTGGTGCGCACGCGCGCGGCCATCGACGTGGATCACGGCCCCGCGCTGCTGGACCTGGCCGCCGCGGGGGCCGGGCTCTGCCAGGTGCTGGACTTCATGAGCGACGCCCGGCTGCGCGAGGGCGCCCTGGTGGAGGTGCTGGCGGAGTACGCGGCGGAGGGGCCGCCGGTCCACGCGCTGTGCCTGCCGAGGCGCCAGTCCGTGCCCCGCGTCCGCGCGCTCCTCCAGCACCTGGTGGAGGAGCCGCGCGCCGTCACGGCGTGGTGA
- a CDS encoding cation:proton antiporter translates to MVLLAAITQAQAVRVDAGTPVLLAAGALLLCGLFAGKVAKGLGLPRLTGYLLVGVAVGPYALGFIPNAGVKGLELVKGLAVSLIALVAGTELHLGLIRRVGARVALLCAAVCGVTFAVCFGATFALKPVLPFLSPMTVPQALAVSALLSTVVVSFSPTVTIAIVQETAARGPFTEFLMALVIIGDLFVMVAFGLAAGVTRATFGNGLDLPALVGGVGWELFGSVAVGCLLAVAMLLYMRGVNRELPLFLVGLSFAAAEGGARLHLSPLLVSLAAGALIANLDEREGRRIHHAINQAGLPVFALFFAAAGAGLKLDALVTVGPAALLLVALRGLAIWGACRRFAPAEDPRLKRYLWMGLISQAGVTFGLAALVSRTFPSFGPQVEVLIVAMITAHELVGPVLTRRALLGSGEIRAEEAGGGA, encoded by the coding sequence ATGGTGCTGCTCGCGGCCATCACCCAGGCGCAGGCGGTGCGCGTGGACGCGGGCACACCCGTGCTGCTGGCGGCGGGCGCGCTGCTCTTGTGCGGCCTGTTCGCGGGCAAGGTGGCCAAGGGCCTGGGCCTGCCGCGGCTCACCGGCTACCTGCTGGTGGGCGTGGCGGTGGGGCCGTACGCGCTGGGCTTCATCCCGAACGCGGGCGTGAAGGGGCTGGAGCTGGTGAAGGGGCTGGCGGTGAGCCTCATCGCGCTCGTCGCGGGGACGGAGCTGCACCTGGGGCTCATCCGCCGGGTCGGCGCGCGCGTGGCGCTGCTCTGCGCGGCGGTGTGCGGGGTGACGTTCGCGGTGTGCTTCGGGGCCACGTTCGCGCTCAAGCCCGTGCTGCCGTTCCTGTCCCCCATGACGGTGCCGCAGGCGCTGGCGGTGAGCGCGCTCTTGTCCACGGTGGTGGTGTCGTTCTCTCCCACGGTGACCATCGCCATCGTGCAGGAGACGGCCGCGCGCGGCCCGTTCACGGAGTTCCTGATGGCGCTGGTCATCATCGGGGACCTGTTCGTGATGGTGGCCTTCGGCCTGGCGGCGGGCGTCACCCGCGCGACGTTCGGCAACGGCCTGGACCTGCCCGCGCTGGTGGGCGGGGTGGGGTGGGAGCTGTTCGGCTCCGTGGCGGTGGGGTGCCTGCTGGCGGTGGCGATGCTCCTGTACATGCGGGGCGTCAACCGCGAGCTGCCGCTGTTCCTCGTCGGCCTGTCGTTCGCGGCGGCGGAGGGCGGGGCGCGGCTGCACCTGTCGCCGCTGCTGGTGTCGCTGGCGGCCGGGGCGCTCATCGCCAACCTGGACGAGCGCGAGGGCCGGCGCATCCACCACGCCATCAACCAGGCGGGCCTGCCGGTGTTCGCGCTCTTCTTCGCCGCGGCGGGGGCGGGGCTGAAGCTGGACGCGCTGGTGACGGTGGGGCCGGCGGCGCTGCTGCTCGTGGCGCTGCGCGGCCTGGCCATCTGGGGCGCGTGCCGCAGGTTCGCGCCCGCGGAGGACCCGCGCTTGAAGCGCTACCTGTGGATGGGGCTCATCTCCCAGGCGGGCGTGACGTTCGGCCTGGCGGCGCTGGTGTCGCGCACCTTCCCGTCCTTCGGGCCGCAGGTGGAGGTGCTCATCGTCGCGATGATCACCGCGCACGAACTGGTGGGGCCGGTGCTCACGCGGCGCGCCCTGCTGGGCAGTGGCGAAATCCGTGCGGAAGAGGCGGGCGGCGGCGCATAG
- the xerD gene encoding site-specific tyrosine recombinase XerD, whose product MEGLLDAFIAFIRAERGLSGKTVDAYAADLTVYFEDLRSRGREDVARVTQEDVLAHLVTLGKQGLGRRSQARHLAAIRVFHRFLVAERLADKDPTEDVDTPKSPRKLPVFLTLEEVEQLLAAPDERTVTGLRDKAMLEVLYATGLRVTELCTLELNNVQLTSGYLVTRGKGAKERIVPLGRVAIEKVQAYLSLSRPEMLGKREAKALFVTPRGEGFTRQGFWKLLKRYALKAGILKPLSPHKLRHSFATHLVERGADLRAVQQMLGHADLATTQIYTHVNSARLRKVYDEFHPRSDAFKPKPAARKRPPTPG is encoded by the coding sequence ATGGAAGGACTGCTCGACGCGTTCATCGCCTTCATCCGCGCGGAGCGGGGCCTGTCCGGCAAGACGGTGGACGCCTACGCGGCGGACCTCACCGTGTACTTCGAGGACCTGCGCTCGCGCGGCCGCGAGGACGTGGCCCGGGTCACCCAGGAGGACGTGCTCGCGCACCTGGTGACGCTGGGCAAGCAGGGCCTGGGACGCCGCAGCCAGGCGCGGCACCTGGCCGCCATCCGCGTCTTCCATCGCTTCCTCGTCGCGGAGCGGCTGGCGGACAAGGACCCCACGGAGGACGTGGACACGCCGAAGTCGCCCCGCAAGCTGCCCGTGTTCCTCACGCTGGAGGAGGTGGAGCAGCTGCTCGCCGCGCCCGACGAGCGCACCGTCACGGGCCTGCGCGACAAGGCCATGCTGGAGGTGCTCTACGCCACCGGCCTGCGCGTGACGGAGCTGTGCACGCTGGAGCTCAACAACGTGCAGCTGACGTCCGGCTACCTCGTCACCCGGGGCAAGGGCGCCAAGGAGCGCATCGTCCCGCTGGGGCGCGTGGCCATTGAAAAGGTCCAGGCGTACCTGTCCCTGTCGCGGCCGGAGATGCTGGGCAAGCGCGAGGCGAAGGCGCTGTTCGTCACGCCGCGCGGCGAGGGCTTCACGCGGCAGGGCTTCTGGAAGCTGCTCAAGCGCTACGCGCTGAAGGCCGGCATCCTGAAGCCGCTGTCGCCGCACAAGCTGCGGCACTCGTTCGCCACGCACCTGGTGGAGCGCGGCGCGGACCTGCGCGCGGTGCAGCAGATGCTGGGCCACGCGGACCTGGCGACGACGCAGATCTACACGCACGTCAACAGCGCGCGGCTGCGCAAGGTGTACGACGAGTTCCACCCGCGCAGCGACGCCTTCAAGCCGAAGCCCGCCGCGCGAAAGCGCCCGCCCACGCCGGGGTAA
- a CDS encoding general stress protein, whose protein sequence is MSDKDNKGSMTVAEAGRKGGETVRNERGREFYETIGRKGGATVKAERGRSFYEEIGRKGGETVKAERGAKFYEEIGKKGGDRVKATRGPNFYEEIGRKGGQKVKKLIEEGKRAARAAMDAQAGAAPAAEGTSAPAATPEEPAQPGGNE, encoded by the coding sequence ATGTCGGACAAGGACAACAAGGGCAGCATGACGGTGGCTGAAGCGGGGCGTAAGGGCGGCGAGACTGTCCGCAACGAGCGCGGCCGCGAGTTCTACGAGACCATCGGCCGCAAGGGCGGCGCCACGGTGAAGGCCGAGCGCGGTCGCTCCTTCTACGAGGAGATCGGCCGCAAGGGCGGCGAGACCGTGAAGGCCGAGCGCGGCGCCAAGTTCTACGAGGAGATCGGCAAGAAGGGTGGCGATCGCGTCAAGGCCACCCGCGGTCCGAACTTCTACGAGGAGATTGGCCGCAAGGGCGGGCAGAAGGTCAAGAAGCTGATTGAGGAGGGCAAGCGCGCTGCTCGCGCCGCCATGGATGCCCAGGCCGGGGCCGCGCCCGCGGCCGAGGGCACCTCCGCTCCGGCCGCCACGCCGGAAGAGCCCGCTCAGCCGGGTGGCAACGAGTAA
- a CDS encoding L-threonylcarbamoyladenylate synthase, with product MPAAAAPILEVDVDHPSPRQVARAVEVLEKGGVIAYPTDTYYGLGCDLNSKKAIERLYQLKGRDRKKPLSLLCPDLSDVARYAHVSNFAYRAMKGLTPGAFTFILEATRLVPEVMMTKQKQVGLRVPDAALPRELAKALGRPLITTSATHTDGTVLSDARDIKTALGHGLDLILDGGVTLNEPSTVVSLIGDTLEVLRQGKGSLEA from the coding sequence ATGCCCGCCGCCGCCGCTCCCATCCTCGAGGTGGACGTGGATCATCCCTCGCCCCGCCAGGTCGCACGGGCGGTGGAGGTGCTGGAGAAGGGCGGCGTCATCGCCTATCCCACGGACACGTACTACGGGCTCGGCTGTGATTTGAATTCCAAGAAAGCAATTGAGCGGCTGTACCAGCTCAAGGGCCGCGACCGGAAGAAGCCGCTGTCGCTCTTGTGCCCGGACCTGTCGGACGTGGCCCGCTACGCGCACGTGAGCAACTTCGCCTACCGCGCCATGAAGGGCCTCACCCCCGGCGCCTTCACCTTCATCCTGGAGGCCACGCGCCTGGTGCCGGAGGTGATGATGACCAAGCAGAAGCAGGTGGGCCTGCGCGTGCCGGACGCCGCCCTGCCCAGGGAGCTGGCGAAGGCGCTCGGCCGCCCGCTCATCACCACCTCCGCGACCCACACGGACGGTACGGTCCTCTCGGACGCGCGGGACATCAAGACGGCGCTGGGCCATGGCCTGGACCTGATTCTTGACGGTGGCGTGACATTGAACGAGCCGTCCACGGTGGTTTCACTCATAGGCGATACGCTTGAAGTCCTGAGGCAGGGCAAGGGTAGTCTGGAGGCCTGA
- a CDS encoding sodium:proton exchanger, which yields MQALLVFLIVAALSLLASSRSLLDPGRFPALAQLAASGLLFLIFGALLGPSVLGVLSPRNLDSLRPLMALGLGTGGVLLGLNLEPRLLRLLPRPVYAAALAHAGTAFLFVALPLSVPLLLSMGLRPLVAVGAAALLGAAASLSSGHFAVLGYRNGRLERARGLGVALLTMMDDAVGLGVLALGLVLGVTGNAAEGLGLLALALLLGVACGALLAFLTYSLKDLAEQTTVTLGMVALVGGAAAYLRLSSLLAGVACGATLALMGGRTAERVSRALSRVERPTYLVLVFLVGSQIHARDLSAWALLPAFVGLRFLGKVLGGTFAQRLTQGVLDLPPRFGYALISQGGLALCLVAEYVMLVPGSLSQRVLDVVAVGAVVNEMLAHGAFRHVLAAEPRATPMRDTPPTGDAGVAA from the coding sequence GTGCAAGCGCTGCTCGTCTTCCTCATCGTCGCGGCGTTGTCGCTGCTCGCGTCCAGCCGGTCGCTCCTGGATCCGGGCCGGTTCCCGGCGCTGGCGCAGCTGGCGGCCAGCGGCTTGCTGTTCCTCATCTTCGGAGCCCTGCTGGGCCCGTCCGTGCTGGGGGTGCTCAGCCCGCGCAACCTGGACTCGCTCCGCCCGTTGATGGCGCTGGGGCTGGGGACGGGGGGCGTGCTGTTGGGCCTCAACCTGGAGCCGCGCCTGCTGCGGCTGTTGCCCCGGCCCGTCTACGCGGCGGCGCTCGCGCACGCGGGCACGGCGTTCCTCTTCGTCGCGCTGCCGCTGTCCGTCCCGCTGCTCCTGTCCATGGGCCTGCGGCCCCTGGTGGCGGTGGGCGCGGCGGCGCTCCTGGGCGCGGCGGCGAGCCTGTCCTCCGGCCACTTCGCGGTGCTGGGCTACCGCAACGGGCGGCTGGAGCGCGCGCGCGGCCTGGGCGTGGCGCTGCTCACGATGATGGACGACGCGGTGGGCCTGGGCGTGCTCGCGCTGGGGCTGGTGCTGGGCGTCACCGGCAACGCGGCGGAAGGGCTGGGCCTCCTGGCGCTGGCGCTGCTGCTGGGCGTGGCGTGCGGCGCGCTCCTGGCGTTCCTCACGTATTCGCTGAAGGACCTGGCGGAGCAGACCACGGTGACGCTGGGCATGGTGGCGCTGGTGGGCGGCGCGGCGGCGTACCTGCGGCTGTCGTCGCTCCTGGCCGGCGTGGCGTGCGGCGCGACGCTGGCGCTCATGGGCGGGCGCACGGCGGAGCGGGTGTCGCGGGCGCTCTCGCGGGTCGAGCGGCCCACGTACCTGGTGCTGGTGTTCCTGGTGGGCAGTCAGATCCACGCGCGCGACCTGTCCGCGTGGGCGCTGTTGCCCGCGTTCGTGGGGCTGCGCTTCCTGGGCAAGGTGCTGGGCGGCACGTTCGCGCAGCGGCTCACGCAGGGCGTTTTGGACCTGCCGCCGCGCTTTGGCTACGCGCTCATCTCCCAGGGAGGCCTGGCGCTGTGCCTGGTGGCGGAGTACGTGATGCTGGTGCCGGGCTCGCTGTCGCAGCGGGTGCTGGACGTGGTGGCGGTGGGCGCGGTCGTCAACGAGATGCTCGCGCACGGGGCCTTCCGGCACGTGCTGGCCGCGGAGCCCCGGGCCACGCCCATGCGGGACACGCCCCCCACCGGTGACGCGGGGGTGGCCGCGTGA
- a CDS encoding glutathione S-transferase family protein has product MNLNASRPLTLLELVDPGLPGFESYSPFCLKAHRALKYAGLSYACVRADNPAAHRPHSPTGQVPVLLVGAEAVPDSTDILARIEQLAPGRIARSPEALLWEELADTSVNGFLVAARWADDRNWPATRTAFFHAMPAPVRAVVPALLRRKQVGKLVARDVWRAGPEACWRRFGALLDQLDARAPEHGFWLSGPLSVADLALFSQLHSLRTPLTPWQGAEVDRRPRLSAWLGRVDAATRTVSVPLRAAS; this is encoded by the coding sequence ATGAACCTGAACGCCTCGCGTCCCCTGACCCTGCTGGAGCTCGTCGACCCGGGCCTCCCCGGCTTCGAGAGCTACTCTCCCTTCTGCCTCAAGGCCCACCGCGCGCTGAAGTACGCGGGGCTGTCCTACGCGTGCGTCCGCGCGGACAACCCCGCGGCGCACCGTCCCCACAGCCCCACGGGTCAGGTGCCGGTGTTGCTGGTGGGGGCGGAGGCAGTGCCGGACTCCACGGACATCCTCGCGCGCATCGAGCAGCTGGCCCCCGGCCGCATCGCCCGGTCTCCGGAGGCGCTGCTCTGGGAGGAGCTCGCGGACACCTCCGTCAACGGCTTCCTCGTCGCGGCCCGGTGGGCGGATGACCGCAACTGGCCCGCGACCCGCACCGCCTTCTTCCACGCCATGCCGGCGCCGGTGCGCGCCGTCGTGCCCGCGCTGCTGCGGCGCAAGCAGGTGGGGAAGCTGGTGGCGCGCGACGTCTGGCGCGCGGGCCCGGAGGCGTGCTGGCGCCGGTTCGGGGCGCTGTTGGATCAGCTGGATGCGCGGGCCCCGGAGCATGGCTTCTGGCTGTCCGGTCCGCTCAGCGTGGCGGACCTCGCCCTGTTCTCGCAGCTGCACAGCCTGCGGACGCCGCTCACGCCCTGGCAGGGCGCGGAGGTGGACCGGCGCCCGCGGCTGAGCGCGTGGCTGGGGCGGGTGGACGCGGCGACCCGCACCGTCAGCGTCCCCCTGCGGGCCGCGAGCTGA
- a CDS encoding PAS domain-containing protein, giving the protein MESLDALIQRVDNMSEVELDHLPLGMIQLDSQGRILKFNRTEASLARIQAREQIGKNFFYDVAPCTRVRQFFGLFQEGVRAKKLYQTFGFVFRFAHGARHVAITLFYSDKTDSVWVLVSDKVMPGER; this is encoded by the coding sequence ATGGAGTCGCTCGACGCGCTCATCCAGCGGGTCGACAACATGTCGGAAGTGGAGCTGGATCACCTCCCCCTGGGGATGATCCAACTGGACTCCCAGGGCCGGATCCTCAAGTTCAACCGGACCGAGGCTTCGCTGGCGCGCATCCAGGCTCGCGAGCAGATCGGCAAGAACTTCTTCTACGACGTGGCGCCGTGCACCCGCGTGCGGCAGTTCTTCGGCCTGTTCCAGGAGGGCGTCCGGGCGAAGAAGCTCTACCAGACGTTCGGCTTCGTCTTCCGCTTCGCGCACGGCGCGCGCCACGTGGCCATCACGCTGTTCTACAGCGACAAGACGGACTCGGTCTGGGTGCTGGTGTCCGACAAGGTGATGCCCGGCGAGCGCTGA
- a CDS encoding RNA ligase family protein translates to MRFRPFLKISSAGDARGQASPSGSWVALEKLHGAQLVLGVQDEAVHFGKRKAWLEEGDSFFGWQLLRVSLSNAARGAVRALGLTDARVYLYGELLGGRYPHPEVPVVPGMMPVQTGIWYAPDLHWVLFDVLVARSDEDEGVMLSHRDVETAAKAAGVLTPPVVARGTRAQMEAAPTRAPTRLPEVLGLPPLADNWAEGLVIKSEQPMAPGQRVAFKRKIEEFNEARFDESTAWDAHQRLSFAELRDWSSRLVNPARIASALSKCGRDDAEAVVSEVELDVRVDLELAFPTACQSLDPASEERLSSHVRDLARPLIRQALDVAGS, encoded by the coding sequence ATGCGCTTCCGACCCTTTCTGAAGATATCCTCCGCGGGTGATGCGCGGGGGCAGGCCAGTCCTTCAGGGAGCTGGGTGGCGCTGGAGAAGCTCCATGGCGCGCAGCTCGTCCTGGGCGTACAGGACGAGGCGGTCCACTTCGGTAAGCGCAAGGCCTGGCTCGAGGAGGGGGATTCTTTCTTTGGATGGCAGCTGTTGCGCGTGTCCTTGAGCAACGCAGCACGGGGCGCCGTTCGGGCTCTGGGGCTCACCGACGCGCGCGTCTACCTCTACGGAGAGCTGCTGGGGGGCCGCTATCCACATCCGGAGGTGCCCGTTGTGCCGGGGATGATGCCGGTCCAGACGGGCATCTGGTACGCGCCGGACCTGCATTGGGTGTTGTTCGATGTCCTCGTGGCCCGGTCGGACGAGGACGAGGGCGTGATGCTCTCGCATCGCGACGTGGAGACGGCCGCGAAGGCCGCCGGGGTGCTGACGCCTCCCGTCGTGGCGCGAGGAACCCGGGCGCAGATGGAAGCCGCTCCCACGCGGGCGCCGACACGGCTCCCCGAGGTGCTCGGCCTGCCCCCACTGGCCGACAACTGGGCGGAGGGGCTCGTCATCAAGAGTGAGCAACCCATGGCACCCGGGCAGCGCGTGGCTTTCAAGCGGAAGATCGAGGAGTTCAACGAGGCCCGCTTCGACGAAAGCACGGCCTGGGATGCCCACCAGCGGCTGTCGTTCGCCGAGCTCCGGGACTGGTCCTCACGGCTGGTGAATCCCGCGCGGATCGCCAGCGCCCTCTCGAAGTGCGGGCGCGACGACGCGGAGGCCGTGGTGAGCGAGGTGGAGCTGGATGTCCGGGTGGATCTGGAGTTGGCGTTCCCAACCGCGTGTCAGTCCCTGGATCCGGCGAGCGAGGAGCGGCTGTCTTCGCACGTTCGCGACCTTGCCCGGCCTCTCATCCGACAGGCGTTGGATGTAGCCGGGAGCTGA
- a CDS encoding NADPH-dependent F420 reductase, with protein MKIAILGTGMVGETLGSKLVALGHEVRMGSRTPDNAKAAAWVKKAGGKASQGTFRDAALFAELLFNCTLGNASLEVLKSAGEDALRGKVLVDVSNPLDFTKGMPPVLSTPPDDSLGEQLQRAFPSLKVVKTLNTMNCEVMVEPSRVPGDHDVFVSGNDVDAKARVKQLLTEGFGWKHVIDLGDITTARGTEAFLPLWLRLWGTLRTGDFNIHVVKR; from the coding sequence ATGAAGATCGCGATCCTGGGCACGGGCATGGTGGGTGAGACGCTGGGCAGCAAGCTGGTGGCGCTGGGCCATGAGGTGCGCATGGGCTCGCGCACGCCGGACAACGCGAAGGCGGCCGCCTGGGTGAAGAAGGCCGGGGGAAAGGCGTCGCAGGGCACGTTCCGGGACGCCGCCCTGTTCGCGGAGCTGCTCTTCAACTGCACGCTGGGCAATGCGTCGCTGGAGGTCCTGAAGTCCGCGGGCGAGGACGCCCTGCGCGGCAAGGTGCTGGTGGACGTGTCCAACCCGCTCGACTTCACCAAGGGGATGCCGCCGGTGCTCTCCACGCCCCCGGATGACTCGCTGGGCGAGCAGCTCCAGCGCGCCTTCCCGTCGCTGAAGGTGGTGAAGACGCTCAACACGATGAACTGCGAGGTGATGGTGGAGCCCTCGCGCGTGCCCGGAGACCACGACGTCTTCGTGTCCGGCAACGACGTGGACGCGAAGGCCCGCGTGAAGCAGCTCCTGACGGAGGGCTTCGGCTGGAAGCACGTCATCGACCTGGGGGACATCACCACCGCGCGTGGCACCGAGGCCTTCCTCCCGCTGTGGCTGCGCCTGTGGGGCACCCTGCGCACCGGCGACTTCAACATCCACGTTGTGAAGCGCTGA